The following are encoded together in the Lathyrus oleraceus cultivar Zhongwan6 chromosome 3, CAAS_Psat_ZW6_1.0, whole genome shotgun sequence genome:
- the LOC127131815 gene encoding secreted RxLR effector protein 161-like, translating into MESCNPASTPMEPETKLSKFDGGERVEAGRYRSLVGSLRYLTCTRPDISLSVGIVSRFMEEPVYTHWKALKRILRYIQGTVSLGMFYSNSDKYKLVGYSDSDWCGDIDDRKSTSRYVFFMGNTAFTWLSKKQPIVTLSTCEAEYVAASWCVCHAIWLRRLMSKMELEQKDANTS; encoded by the coding sequence ATGGAAAGCTGTAATCCGGCTTCGACGCCAATGGAACCAGAAACAAAACTGTCGAAATTTGATGGAGGAGAACGTGTCGAAGCAGGAAGATATCGAAGTTTGGTAGGAAGTCTTCGCTATCTCACATGTACAAGACCAGATATCTCATTAAGTGTAGGCATTGTAAGTCGATTCATGGAGGAGCCAGTGTACACACATTGGAAAGCATTGAAGCGAATTCTGAGGTACATCCAAGGAACAGTGTCACTTGGGATGTTTTACTCGAATTCAGACAAATACAAGCTGGTTGGTTACTCTGACAGTGATTGGTGCGGAGACATAGACGATCGAAAAAGCACTTCTAGATATGTGTTTTTCATGGGAAACACTGCATTCACTTGGCTTTCTAAAAAGCAGCCAATAGTAACTCTTTCGACATGTGAAGCAGAATATGTAGCAGCATCCTGGTGCGTTTGTCATGCAATATGGCTCAGAAGATTGATGAGTAAAATGGAGCTAGAACAGAAAGATGCTAATACAAGTTGA
- the LOC127128344 gene encoding unknown seed protein USP gives MEFSRLSLLTLCCLALAGTVASHSDIEGKVLFLESDLYPGKIFRGLQKLSDVQPFRSIGWLPIEKENQRSKNVIEKESYSLDEICGGPPAIGEDKLCATSLESMKDFAISKLGTNIKSFSGYFAKNQDQYVVEEVKKIADKGVMCHKLNLGKDVFYCHQVNASTTYMVPLIASDGTTVKALAACHHDTRGMNPNLLDEVLKVKPGTVPVCHFVGNKAVAWLPIPVTSDIHDHPCAI, from the exons ATGGAGTTTTCACGTCTATCTCTTTTAACTTTGTGCTGT CTTGCTCTTGCGGGAACAGTTGCATCTCATTCTG ACATCGAAGGCAAAGTGCTCTTTTTAGAAAGTGACCTATATCCAGGCAAGATATTTAGAGGACTTCAAAAGCTTTCTGATGTTCAACCATTCCGATCAATTGGATGGTTGCCAATTGAAAAAGAAAATCAACGATCTAAAAATGTAATTGAAAAAGAGAGCTATAGTCTTGATGAGATATGCGGGGGTCCTCCTGCTATAGGAGAAGACAAGTTATGTGCAACATCCTTGGAATCAATGAAGGATTTTGCCATTTCAAAGCTTGGGACGAATATTAAGTCATTTTCAGGTTATTTTGCTAAAAATCAAGATCAATATGTGGTCGAGGAAGTAAAGAAAATTGCGGACAAAGGAGTGATGTGTCATAAATTGAATTTAGGAAAAGATGTTTTTTATTGCCATCAAGTCAATGCATCAACGACTTATATGGTTCCATTGATCGCCTCTGATGGAACTACGGTTAAGGCATTGGCCGCTTGCCACCATGATACAAGAGGTATGAATCCAAATTTGCTTGATGAAGTTCTCAAAGTTAAACCAGGGACTGTTCCGGTTTGCCATTTTGTTGGCAATAAGGCTGTTGCTTGGCTACCCATTCCTGTTACAAGTGACATCCATGATCATCCTTGTGCAATTTGA